In Enoplosus armatus isolate fEnoArm2 chromosome 2, fEnoArm2.hap1, whole genome shotgun sequence, one DNA window encodes the following:
- the chrnb5a gene encoding neuronal acetylcholine receptor subunit beta-2: MTTNTVLLLSILSLTSSRAENAEERLVNYLLGPERYNKLIRPAVNKSQQVTISIQVSLSQLISVNEREQIMTTNLWLFQEWNDYRLRWDPEKYEGIKKLRIPSKHIWLPDIVLYNNADGVYEVSFYCNAVVSNTGDIFWLPPAIYKSACAIEVQNFPFDQQNCTLKFRSWTYDHTEVDLILTSDFASRDDFTPSGEWDIVSLPARKNEDPNDITYLDITYDFVIQRKPLFYTINLIIPCVLITSLAILVFYLPSDCGEKMTLCISVLLALTVFLLLISKIVPPTSLAVPLIGKYLMFTMVLVTFSIVSTVCVLNVHHRSPSTHHMPDWVKHLFLVRLPTCLLMRRPGSSNVRDKLRRKYANRSTVGKCNPQTGTEKKQYSNIRLGGIRTDTDSIYVNEDLAHKFCWKVGDIPDGGGGFSDFRSRLAVQWDADLEEAVDGVRYISEHMKTEDDDEGIIEDWKYVAMVIDRLFLWIFILVCVVGTLGLFMQPLFQSYNTPTADDAE, translated from the exons GCAGCAGGGCAGAGAATGCAGAGGAGCGGCTGGTGAACTACCTGTTGGGTCCAGAGCGCTACAACAAACTGATCAGACCGGCTGTCAATAAGAGCCAACAGGTCACCATCTCCATACAggtgtctctgtctcagctcATCAGTGTA aatgagagagaacaGATAATGACAACCAACTTGTGGCTGTTCCAG GAGTGGAATGACTACAGGCTGAGATGGGACCCAGAGAAGTACGAAGGCATCAAGAAACTTCGAATACCATCCAAACACATCTGGCTTCCTGATATAGTGCTCTACAACAA TGCTGATGGCGTGTACGAGGTTTCCTTCTATTGCAATGCTGTGGTCTCCAACACAGGAGACATCTTCTGGCTCCCCCCGGCCATCTACAAGTCAGCCTGTGCCATCGAGGTGCAGAACTTCCCCTTCGACCAGCAGAACTGCACTCTCAAGTTCCGCTCCTGGACCTACGACCACACAGAAGTGGATCTAATCCTCACGAGCGACTTTGCCAGCCGCGACGACTTCACGCCAAGCGGAGAGTGGGACATCGTCTCACTACCGGCGCGCAAAAACGAGGACCCCAATGACATCACCTATCTGGATATCACCTATGATTTTGTGATCCAGAGGAAGCCGCTGTTTTACACCATTAATCTGATCATCCCGTGTGTGCTGATCACGTCGCTGGCCATCCTGGTGTTCTACCTGCCGTCAGACTGCGGGGAGAAGATGACGCTGTGTATCTCAGTGCTGCTGGCGCTCACTGTGTTCCTGCTGCTGATATCAAAGATAGTGCCACCCACCTCTCTCGCAGTGCCACTCATAG GTAAATACTTGATGTTCACCATGGTGCTGGTCACTTTCTCCATTGTGAGCACCGTCTGCGTCCTCAATGTGCACCACCGCTCCCCATCTACCCACCACATGCCCGACTGGGTCAAACACCTCTTCTTAGTCCGCCTGCCCACTTGTCTCCTCATGAGGCGTCCAGGCTCCTCCAATGTCCGCGATAAACTCCGCCGGAAGTACGCCAACCGGAGTACTGTCGGGAAATGCAATCCCCAGACCGGCACAGAGAAGAAGCAGTACTCCAACATCAGACTCGGTGGGATCCGAACAGACACCGACTCTATCTACGTGAATGAGGACTTGGCACACAAGTTTTGCTGGAAGGTGGGCGACATCCCAGATGGGGGTGGCGGGTTTTCAGACTTCCGGAGCCGTTTGGCGGTTCAGTGGGATGCAGATCTGGAGGAGGCAGTGGATGGAGTGAGATACATCTCTGAACACATGAAGACAGAAGACGATGACGAAGGG ATCATAGAAGACTGGAAGTACGTAGCCATGGTGATAGACCGTCTGTTCCTGTGGATCTTCatcctggtgtgtgtggtgggaacTCTGGGGCTCTTCATGCAGCCGCTGTTCCAAAGCTATAACACACCCACTGCTGATGACGCAGAGTga